In a single window of the Niabella ginsenosidivorans genome:
- a CDS encoding pirin family protein, with protein sequence MSNIGMIIEERAADIGNFFVGRLLPFRQKRMVGPFIFIDHMGPADLKNYQNLDVPPHPHIGLSTLTYLFEGAIMHRDSLGTAVEIQPGAVNWMTAGKGVTHSERTPEHLRTSDKKLHGLQIWVALPKELEQTEPSFTHVAAEDIPAWEQDGMQLKLIAGTAFGKTSPVPVHSPQYFIKIITPKGQKVAIGKDLYGESGLYILEGNMLSDGNTYGPKQLLVARDSTLCEFETTDHTTVFIFGGAPFPEERFIYWNFVSSDRATIEKAKQDWLEQHFPPVPGDTGFVPLPQQSPNIKIK encoded by the coding sequence ATGTCAAATATTGGAATGATCATAGAAGAACGCGCCGCAGACATCGGTAATTTTTTTGTAGGGCGCCTGTTGCCCTTCCGTCAAAAGCGGATGGTAGGCCCCTTTATATTTATTGACCACATGGGGCCGGCAGATCTGAAGAACTATCAGAACCTGGATGTGCCTCCGCATCCGCATATCGGGCTTTCTACGCTTACCTATTTGTTTGAAGGCGCCATTATGCACAGGGACAGCCTGGGCACTGCAGTGGAAATACAGCCGGGCGCGGTGAACTGGATGACTGCCGGAAAAGGGGTGACCCATTCTGAAAGAACCCCGGAGCATTTAAGGACCTCGGACAAAAAACTGCATGGACTGCAAATATGGGTGGCCTTACCAAAAGAGCTGGAGCAAACGGAGCCTTCCTTTACGCACGTAGCCGCTGAAGACATTCCTGCCTGGGAACAGGATGGCATGCAGCTAAAATTAATAGCAGGAACCGCGTTTGGCAAAACTTCCCCGGTACCGGTGCACAGTCCGCAATACTTCATCAAAATAATAACGCCCAAGGGGCAAAAAGTAGCAATAGGAAAAGACCTCTATGGGGAAAGCGGCCTGTATATTCTTGAAGGCAACATGCTTAGTGACGGAAACACGTATGGCCCTAAACAACTACTGGTAGCCAGGGATAGCACGCTGTGCGAATTTGAAACAACGGATCACACAACAGTGTTTATCTTTGGTGGAGCCCCATTCCCGGAAGAACGGTTCATTTACTGGAACTTTGTCAGCTCCGACAGGGCAACGATCGAAAAAGCCAAACAGGACTGGCTGGAACAACACTTTCCTCCGGTGCCTGGCGACACCGGTTTTGTTCCTTTACCGCAACAATCCCCTAATATAAAAATCAAATAG
- a CDS encoding quinone oxidoreductase family protein — protein sequence MKAAVLKKLGEAPVYEEFPDPVIANDQQEIITIKSASVKNLDKARAAGTHYSGYKQLPAVAGIDGVGLLADGTPVYAQGVSGTLAEKAVINKGQYIKLPEGIDADTAAALPNAVIGSAMALQFRAKIKQGSTVLVNGATGVTGIIAVQLAKYYGAGTVIATGRNARQLEKAKELGADHIISLLQEDAEVITQIKSIHQQTHIDYVIDYLWGRPAAMLLEALQGAGVNYVSDKVTIVTVGAMAGDLLPLSSGTLRSSDIEILGSGFGSLSSRQFQQFNTSLLPEAFQLVAEKKLHLEVDVVPLEDIQNAWNKPVSPGKRLVVKVS from the coding sequence ATGAAGGCAGCTGTTTTAAAAAAACTGGGCGAAGCGCCTGTTTATGAAGAATTCCCCGACCCTGTTATTGCTAATGATCAGCAGGAGATCATAACCATAAAGTCAGCCTCTGTAAAAAATTTAGATAAGGCAAGGGCTGCAGGCACACACTATTCCGGATATAAACAATTACCCGCAGTAGCCGGTATTGATGGTGTGGGATTACTGGCAGACGGCACTCCTGTTTATGCACAGGGCGTTTCAGGTACCCTTGCAGAAAAAGCGGTCATTAACAAAGGACAGTATATAAAATTACCGGAGGGAATTGATGCTGATACAGCCGCCGCGCTGCCCAATGCGGTTATTGGCTCAGCAATGGCATTACAATTCCGTGCAAAAATAAAGCAGGGCAGCACCGTTCTTGTAAATGGCGCCACAGGCGTTACCGGCATCATAGCTGTGCAACTGGCAAAATATTACGGGGCAGGAACTGTCATTGCAACAGGGCGCAATGCAAGGCAACTGGAAAAAGCAAAAGAGCTGGGCGCAGATCATATCATCTCTCTTTTACAGGAGGATGCTGAGGTCATCACCCAGATAAAATCGATCCATCAGCAGACCCATATTGATTATGTAATCGATTATTTATGGGGCAGGCCCGCTGCCATGCTCCTTGAAGCGCTGCAAGGAGCAGGCGTCAATTATGTGTCGGATAAGGTGACCATTGTAACCGTAGGCGCTATGGCCGGAGACCTGCTGCCCCTAAGCTCCGGTACTTTACGCAGCAGCGATATTGAGATCCTCGGATCAGGATTTGGCAGCCTTTCTTCCCGGCAGTTCCAGCAATTTAATACCTCGCTGCTTCCGGAAGCATTTCAACTGGTGGCTGAAAAAAAGCTGCACCTGGAAGTAGATGTAGTGCCCTTAGAGGATATTCAGAATGCATGGAATAAGCCCGTTTCTCCAGGGAAAAGGCTGGTAGTAAAAGTCAGCTGA
- a CDS encoding GNAT family N-acetyltransferase, producing MKPEYTEIPLIKNDALQQFEITIDGYKAFIKFHETPGHFTLIHTEAAPELEGKGAGTAVVEKTLEYIAQSNKTLIPLCPFIFAYIKRHPEWKKQVAPEFKGFND from the coding sequence ATGAAACCGGAGTATACTGAGATCCCATTGATAAAAAATGATGCCTTGCAGCAATTTGAAATAACCATTGATGGCTATAAGGCTTTCATAAAGTTCCATGAAACGCCTGGTCATTTTACATTAATTCATACGGAAGCAGCACCGGAGCTGGAAGGCAAAGGGGCCGGCACAGCCGTGGTGGAAAAAACACTGGAATACATTGCACAAAGCAATAAAACGCTTATTCCTTTGTGCCCCTTTATTTTTGCCTATATAAAACGGCACCCGGAATGGAAAAAGCAGGTTGCTCCGGAGTTTAAAGGCTTTAACGATTAA
- the ffh gene encoding signal recognition particle protein, whose protein sequence is MFNNLQDKLESAFKNLKGQARITELNVASTIKEIRRALVDADVNYKIAKDFTDKIKEKAMGEKVLNAVSPGQLMVKIVKDELTELMGGEEAGFNAKGNPAVILIAGLQGSGKTTFSGKLANYLKTKKGLSPMLVAADIYRPAAMEQLRVLGEQIGVEVHIEAENKDAVSIAKNAIAESRSKNKNVVIIDTAGRLAIDEQMMTEVANIKNAVNPQEILFVVDSMTGQDAVNTARAFNERLDFSGVVLTKLDGDTRGGAALSIKYTVQKPIKFVSNGEKMDALDVFYPERMAQRILGMGDITTLVERAQQQFDEEQAKKLESKIRKNKFDFADFKMQLEQIKKMGNMKDLLGMIPGVGAKIKDLDISDESFKGIEAMIDSMTPEERSNPDLINGSRRKRIALGSGKDIADVNAFMKQFEQMRDMMKNMNKMGAFGRMMPGMGKFKMPS, encoded by the coding sequence ATGTTCAATAATTTACAGGATAAGTTAGAATCGGCCTTTAAGAACCTGAAAGGCCAGGCCCGTATTACAGAGTTAAACGTGGCTTCCACGATAAAGGAGATCCGCCGCGCACTGGTGGATGCGGATGTGAATTATAAGATTGCCAAGGATTTTACCGACAAGATCAAAGAAAAGGCAATGGGCGAAAAGGTGCTGAACGCTGTCAGCCCGGGCCAGCTGATGGTAAAAATTGTGAAGGATGAGCTAACGGAGCTGATGGGTGGCGAGGAAGCCGGCTTTAATGCAAAAGGCAACCCGGCAGTGATCCTGATTGCGGGATTGCAGGGTAGCGGTAAGACCACTTTCAGCGGCAAGCTGGCCAACTACCTGAAAACCAAGAAAGGATTGTCGCCCATGCTGGTGGCGGCAGACATTTACCGCCCTGCGGCGATGGAACAGTTGCGCGTTTTGGGGGAGCAGATCGGCGTGGAAGTACATATTGAAGCTGAAAATAAAGATGCTGTCAGCATTGCCAAAAATGCAATTGCGGAATCAAGATCTAAAAACAAGAATGTTGTTATTATAGATACAGCCGGTCGTCTGGCAATTGATGAGCAGATGATGACCGAAGTAGCCAATATTAAAAATGCGGTAAACCCGCAGGAGATCCTGTTTGTGGTGGATAGCATGACCGGACAGGACGCTGTAAACACGGCCAGGGCCTTTAACGAGCGGCTGGATTTCAGCGGTGTGGTTTTAACCAAGCTGGATGGTGATACCCGTGGCGGGGCTGCCTTATCTATCAAATACACGGTTCAGAAACCTATTAAGTTTGTAAGCAACGGAGAAAAAATGGATGCGCTGGATGTGTTCTACCCGGAGCGGATGGCACAGCGGATCCTGGGCATGGGAGATATTACCACGCTTGTGGAACGTGCACAGCAGCAGTTTGATGAAGAGCAGGCAAAGAAGCTGGAAAGCAAGATCCGGAAAAATAAATTTGACTTTGCCGATTTTAAAATGCAGTTGGAGCAGATCAAGAAAATGGGCAATATGAAAGACCTGCTGGGCATGATCCCCGGAGTAGGCGCTAAAATAAAAGACCTCGACATCAGCGATGAAAGCTTTAAAGGCATAGAGGCAATGATCGACTCTATGACCCCCGAAGAGCGCAGCAACCCCGACCTGATCAATGGCAGCCGCCGCAAACGTATTGCTTTGGGCAGCGGAAAGGATATTGCTGACGTGAACGCCTTTATGAAGCAATTTGAACAGATGCGCGACATGATGAAGAACATGAACAAAATGGGCGCATTCGGCCGCATGATGCCGGGCATGGGCAAATTTAAAATGCCATCCTGA
- a CDS encoding START-like domain-containing protein: protein MSKQLYTLEYPVRCSPTILYEFLATSNGLGEWFAESVDERGGRFYFGWNGSNEEAEVVDQEEEKFIRFHWVNSPKNEYFEFRIDKSEITNQTILVITDFAEKRDIKDQSQLWDYQVKELFHRLGN, encoded by the coding sequence ATGAGTAAACAGCTGTACACACTGGAATATCCTGTTCGTTGCTCACCAACAATCCTGTATGAGTTTCTGGCAACCTCCAACGGATTGGGCGAGTGGTTTGCAGAAAGCGTGGACGAACGGGGAGGCCGCTTCTATTTCGGGTGGAACGGCTCAAACGAGGAAGCGGAAGTTGTGGACCAGGAAGAAGAAAAATTCATTCGCTTTCATTGGGTAAACTCCCCCAAAAACGAATATTTTGAATTTCGTATTGATAAATCTGAAATAACGAACCAAACGATCCTTGTCATTACCGATTTTGCTGAAAAAAGAGATATTAAGGATCAGAGCCAGCTTTGGGATTACCAGGTAAAGGAATTATTTCACAGGCTTGGCAATTAG
- a CDS encoding LptF/LptG family permease produces MKKLDKLIIKSFIGPFVATFFITLFVLVMQFFWLWIDDFVGKGLDAVTILKFIWYQSAVLIPLALPLAVLLSSLMTFGNLGESFELVAIKSAGISLLRFMRPLVFVSLLISLGAFLFANYIIPVATLKSRTMLADIVLAKPAFDIKEGVFYDKLDRFAIKIGKKEKDDSTIRDVIVFENNYSGGGLQDNFVVAKDGVMKPSPDKRFLDIVFKDGWRYQERGSRSDSSTEYIRLGFKEYKMQLDISSFNFKASDDSSNRNNERVLSMRQLDIAIDSMTRFANLEIDRYRSSMRNNFSLLMYKDSVVKGVVIPDSVLNFKKNNDAFRGLDSITGRAVSTLTDKAKTPSDSTVRKKDSAGSTALAGSSKRIRNSKSRQAAALKKPDTVAAATTPAAARALKKDSAARRDSAALAKRKLEANTITAFLPDSAQLNLTERAIGNINIAKDNASINLGSIQEQEKSIRRYKIEWHKKIVLALACFLMFMIGAPLGSIIRKGGLGTPMIFAIIFFLVFYFSSNTGEKMAKEGSLTPFSGMWLSTFILTPIGAFLTYKAMRDSNLFNKEFYNRLKRKMQDALRKKQQRLKTKQKTA; encoded by the coding sequence TTGAAAAAGTTAGATAAACTTATTATTAAATCATTTATCGGCCCGTTTGTGGCTACTTTTTTCATTACCCTTTTTGTACTGGTAATGCAGTTCTTCTGGCTCTGGATTGATGATTTTGTAGGCAAAGGGCTGGACGCTGTTACCATTTTAAAATTTATCTGGTACCAGAGCGCTGTGCTGATCCCGCTGGCATTACCACTTGCTGTGCTCCTTTCGTCCTTAATGACTTTTGGGAACCTGGGCGAATCCTTTGAACTGGTAGCCATTAAGTCTGCCGGCATTTCTCTGCTGCGCTTTATGCGGCCGCTGGTATTTGTATCGCTGCTGATCAGTCTTGGTGCCTTTCTTTTTGCCAATTATATTATTCCGGTAGCAACATTAAAATCGCGTACCATGCTGGCCGATATTGTGCTGGCAAAACCCGCTTTTGATATAAAGGAAGGCGTGTTTTATGACAAGCTGGACCGCTTCGCCATAAAGATCGGTAAAAAAGAAAAAGACGACAGCACCATCCGCGACGTAATTGTATTTGAGAATAATTACAGCGGGGGCGGGCTGCAGGATAATTTTGTGGTGGCTAAAGACGGGGTAATGAAGCCTTCCCCGGATAAGCGCTTCCTGGATATTGTTTTCAAAGACGGATGGCGCTACCAGGAACGGGGAAGCCGTTCCGATTCTTCCACGGAATACATCCGCCTTGGATTTAAGGAATATAAAATGCAACTGGACATCAGTTCCTTTAATTTTAAAGCCTCAGACGACAGCAGCAACCGCAACAATGAGCGGGTGCTGAGCATGCGGCAACTGGACATTGCCATCGATTCCATGACCCGGTTTGCCAATCTGGAAATAGACCGCTACCGGAGCAGTATGCGCAATAATTTCAGCCTGCTGATGTATAAGGACAGCGTGGTAAAAGGCGTTGTTATCCCGGATTCTGTTTTAAATTTCAAGAAAAACAATGATGCTTTCCGTGGTCTTGACAGCATCACGGGAAGGGCGGTATCCACATTAACGGATAAAGCAAAAACGCCTTCAGACAGTACGGTGCGGAAAAAAGATTCCGCCGGAAGCACTGCACTGGCAGGAAGCAGTAAACGCATCAGAAACAGCAAAAGCCGGCAGGCTGCTGCTCTAAAGAAACCGGATACAGTGGCTGCAGCAACCACACCTGCCGCTGCCCGGGCGCTTAAAAAGGATTCTGCCGCCCGGCGGGATTCTGCTGCACTTGCAAAACGCAAACTGGAAGCCAATACCATAACGGCCTTTTTGCCGGACAGTGCCCAGTTGAACCTTACAGAACGGGCCATTGGTAATATAAATATAGCAAAGGATAATGCCAGCATTAACCTGGGAAGCATACAGGAGCAGGAAAAGAGCATCCGCCGTTATAAAATTGAGTGGCATAAAAAAATTGTGCTGGCCCTGGCTTGTTTTTTAATGTTCATGATCGGCGCCCCGCTGGGCTCCATTATCCGGAAAGGAGGGCTGGGAACACCAATGATCTTTGCCATCATTTTCTTCCTGGTCTTTTATTTTTCATCGAACACCGGCGAAAAAATGGCAAAAGAAGGCAGCCTGACCCCATTCTCCGGCATGTGGCTCTCAACCTTTATTTTAACGCCTATCGGTGCGTTCCTTACTTATAAAGCCATGCGCGACTCGAATCTCTTTAATAAAGAGTTTTATAACCGGCTTAAAAGAAAGATGCAGGACGCGCTCAGAAAAAAACAGCAACGTTTAAAAACAAAACAAAAAACCGCATAA
- a CDS encoding cation diffusion facilitator family transporter: MRGTGSQQNLKIQKWVALISLVLLIIKFIAYFFTFSVAILTDALESIANVAAGFIGLYSLYLAARPRDENHPYGHGKAEFLSAAVEGTLIGIAGLVILYKAVEQLVHPVPLQKLDLGMLLITVTALVNYILGYICIATGKKNHSLALEVSGRHLQTDTYSTVAIITGLALLYFTNWHWVDSVVALMLAGYILYTSYSILRRSVAGIMDEADQQLLSAMIDYLNTNRRANWIDLHNFRVIKYGSVLHIDCHLTVPWYLTVAQAHQEVDALAALIRNKYGEAVEFFVHSDGCKPFQCALCFKEQCPERKHPFEKRIPWSLENVLQNQRHRLKAEG, encoded by the coding sequence ATGCGTGGAACCGGCTCGCAGCAAAACCTGAAGATCCAGAAATGGGTAGCCCTTATATCCCTGGTATTGCTGATCATAAAATTCATTGCCTACTTTTTTACCTTTTCTGTAGCCATATTAACAGATGCATTAGAGAGCATTGCCAATGTTGCTGCCGGGTTTATCGGTTTATACAGTCTGTATCTTGCCGCAAGGCCCAGGGATGAAAACCACCCCTATGGCCATGGAAAGGCAGAATTCTTATCGGCGGCTGTAGAAGGCACGCTCATCGGCATTGCCGGGCTGGTAATCCTTTATAAAGCTGTTGAGCAACTGGTGCATCCTGTTCCTTTACAAAAATTAGACCTGGGCATGCTCCTGATTACTGTTACAGCTCTGGTTAATTATATCCTAGGCTATATTTGTATTGCAACAGGAAAAAAGAACCATTCCCTGGCACTGGAGGTAAGCGGCCGGCATTTACAAACAGATACCTATTCTACCGTTGCCATCATTACAGGCCTGGCGTTGCTTTATTTTACCAACTGGCATTGGGTCGATTCTGTTGTGGCGCTTATGCTGGCCGGCTATATTCTTTATACCTCCTACTCCATTTTGCGCCGCTCTGTAGCCGGCATTATGGATGAGGCAGACCAGCAACTGCTGTCAGCAATGATCGATTACCTTAATACAAACCGTAGGGCCAACTGGATAGACCTGCACAATTTCCGCGTTATAAAATACGGAAGCGTGCTGCATATAGACTGCCATCTTACCGTGCCCTGGTACCTGACCGTGGCGCAGGCACACCAGGAGGTGGATGCACTGGCTGCCCTTATCCGTAACAAATACGGGGAAGCCGTTGAATTTTTTGTGCATTCAGATGGATGTAAACCTTTTCAATGTGCGCTTTGTTTTAAAGAACAGTGCCCCGAAAGAAAGCATCCCTTTGAAAAGCGTATTCCCTGGAGCCTGGAAAATGTGCTTCAAAACCAGCGCCACCGACTAAAAGCAGAAGGTTAA
- a CDS encoding RrF2 family transcriptional regulator gives MLTKKSQYAFKALTYLANKQESGPVLISEIAKKKKIPLKFLENILLELRKAGILESKKGKGGGYFFKKDPAQVQMATIIRLIDGPISMLPCVSLYFYERCKNCDEKRCGLHDIMKEVRDATLKILENRTLKDLQD, from the coding sequence ATGCTTACAAAAAAATCACAATATGCCTTTAAGGCGCTGACCTACCTGGCTAACAAGCAGGAGAGCGGCCCTGTGCTGATTTCTGAAATAGCCAAAAAGAAAAAGATCCCGCTGAAATTCCTGGAAAATATCCTGCTGGAATTAAGAAAAGCAGGGATACTGGAAAGCAAAAAGGGAAAAGGAGGCGGTTATTTTTTTAAGAAAGACCCCGCCCAGGTACAAATGGCCACTATTATCCGTTTAATAGATGGCCCCATCTCCATGCTGCCCTGCGTAAGCCTGTACTTTTATGAACGCTGCAAAAACTGCGATGAAAAGCGCTGCGGCCTGCATGATATAATGAAAGAAGTAAGAGATGCTACCCTTAAGATACTGGAAAACCGGACTTTAAAAGACCTGCAGGATTAA
- a CDS encoding peroxiredoxin, translating into MSLRLGDTAPDFTAQSTEGEIHFHEYLGNSWGLLFSHPADYTPVCTTELGKTALLKSEFEKRGVKALAVSVDPLDSHIGWKNDINETQSCSVDFPILADPDRNIATLYDMIHPNASEKATVRSVFVIGPDKKIKLTLTYPASTGRNFNEILRVIDSLQLTANHSVATPADWKQGEDVIVVPSISTEDAIKKFPKGVKEVKPYLRYTPQPNI; encoded by the coding sequence ATGTCATTAAGATTAGGAGATACTGCGCCGGACTTTACCGCACAGTCTACAGAAGGAGAAATTCATTTTCATGAGTACTTGGGTAATTCCTGGGGCCTTTTATTCTCTCACCCCGCGGATTATACACCCGTTTGTACTACTGAATTGGGCAAAACAGCCTTATTAAAGAGCGAATTTGAAAAACGTGGTGTAAAAGCATTAGCAGTAAGTGTTGACCCACTGGATTCACATATCGGCTGGAAAAATGATATTAATGAAACTCAGAGCTGTTCGGTTGACTTTCCGATCCTGGCGGATCCGGACAGGAACATCGCTACTCTTTATGATATGATCCATCCGAATGCATCAGAAAAAGCTACAGTGCGTTCTGTATTTGTAATCGGGCCCGATAAGAAAATCAAATTAACACTGACTTATCCTGCTTCTACCGGCAGAAACTTTAATGAGATCCTGCGGGTGATTGATTCTTTACAGTTGACGGCCAACCACAGCGTGGCTACTCCGGCAGACTGGAAACAGGGCGAAGATGTGATTGTAGTGCCTTCCATCAGCACAGAAGATGCAATCAAAAAATTCCCTAAAGGGGTAAAAGAGGTAAAGCCTTACCTGCGTTATACTCCTCAACCCAATATTTAA
- a CDS encoding phosphoadenylyl-sulfate reductase, whose protein sequence is MFTDEQIQEIENASLPDALKLVAEQYPDETVFSTSLGQEDQVLTEVIATHKLPVKIFTLDTGRLFYEHYELLERTNARYKTNIQVYFPEAADVEAYVAAKGINGFYESVENRKECCFIRKVKPLNRALEGAKVWITGLRSEQSENRKDMKMIEWDDDRKLYKFNPLIHWSYDEMTGYIQQKNIPYNPLHDKGFISIGCAPCTRAIEPGENPRAGRWWWEISHKECGLHVHQ, encoded by the coding sequence GTGTTTACAGACGAACAAATACAAGAGATAGAAAATGCTTCACTGCCGGATGCGTTGAAATTAGTGGCAGAACAGTACCCGGATGAAACCGTGTTCTCCACCTCCCTGGGTCAGGAAGACCAGGTATTAACAGAGGTCATTGCCACTCATAAGCTCCCGGTAAAGATCTTTACCTTAGATACCGGCCGCTTGTTCTATGAGCATTATGAACTGCTGGAAAGAACAAATGCCCGCTACAAAACCAATATACAGGTTTATTTTCCCGAAGCGGCGGATGTGGAAGCCTACGTAGCAGCAAAAGGCATTAACGGATTTTACGAATCAGTAGAGAACCGGAAGGAATGCTGCTTCATCAGGAAGGTGAAACCCCTCAACCGCGCACTGGAAGGTGCAAAGGTCTGGATCACCGGCTTACGCAGTGAGCAGTCGGAGAACCGGAAAGACATGAAAATGATCGAGTGGGATGACGACCGCAAGCTCTATAAGTTCAACCCGTTGATCCACTGGAGTTATGATGAAATGACAGGTTATATACAACAAAAAAACATACCCTATAACCCGCTGCACGACAAAGGGTTCATCAGCATTGGCTGTGCGCCCTGTACCAGGGCCATTGAGCCCGGTGAGAATCCCAGGGCCGGAAGATGGTGGTGGGAAATCTCTCACAAAGAATGTGGACTTCATGTTCACCAATAG